The following are encoded in a window of Flavobacterium psychrotrophum genomic DNA:
- a CDS encoding LacI family DNA-binding transcriptional regulator — protein sequence MKNKRVSIKDIAKELSVSVTTVSFVLNGKAKEKRISDEVTQNILDYVKKVHYKPNQLAQSLRTGESKILVFMVEDISNPFFSKLARIFEDSAYKHGYKVLFCSNENQDNKSLELIDLFNDRQVDGFVIIPSPGLQSKLKTLQTQNIPIVLLDRYYEGMDVDYVGIDNQKASVQGLEHLTANGFTNPAFMSIDVTQTQMLGRLNGYKVYADENGMQQNILLLPFELDTSETSREKVKDFFIEHPNLDSILFATNYLTQLGMEVLRKHFPERIEKLGIITFDDNELFTICNPSITAICQPLESMAKETMNLMLKLLKSKEENEGYESKILNTTLETRESTLPLNQRKN from the coding sequence ATGAAAAACAAACGTGTATCAATTAAAGATATCGCAAAAGAACTAAGTGTTTCGGTAACAACCGTTTCTTTTGTACTTAACGGTAAAGCAAAAGAAAAACGCATATCTGATGAGGTTACCCAAAATATTTTAGACTACGTAAAAAAGGTACATTATAAGCCCAATCAGCTGGCACAAAGCCTGCGTACGGGTGAATCGAAAATCCTCGTTTTTATGGTCGAAGATATTTCTAACCCGTTCTTTTCTAAACTTGCGCGTATTTTTGAAGACTCTGCTTACAAGCACGGATACAAGGTTTTGTTTTGCAGCAACGAGAACCAGGATAATAAATCGCTTGAGCTTATCGACCTGTTTAACGACAGGCAGGTAGATGGTTTTGTAATTATTCCGTCTCCGGGTTTACAGTCGAAACTTAAAACACTTCAAACCCAAAATATTCCTATTGTACTATTAGACAGGTATTATGAGGGTATGGATGTAGATTATGTGGGTATCGATAATCAAAAGGCATCTGTCCAGGGGCTTGAACACCTTACTGCAAATGGCTTTACCAATCCGGCGTTTATGTCGATAGATGTTACACAAACCCAAATGCTGGGCCGCCTTAACGGTTACAAAGTATATGCAGATGAGAACGGGATGCAGCAAAACATACTACTGCTGCCTTTTGAACTGGACACGAGCGAAACAAGCAGGGAAAAAGTAAAAGACTTTTTTATTGAACATCCGAATCTGGATTCTATACTATTTGCAACAAATTATCTTACACAGTTGGGCATGGAGGTATTGCGTAAGCATTTTCCTGAGCGTATAGAAAAACTTGGTATCATTACCTTTGACGATAATGAGCTTTTTACTATTTGTAATCCATCCATAACCGCTATATGCCAGCCTCTTGAAAGTATGGCTAAAGAAACCATGAACCTTATGCTGAAATTACTGAAGAGTAAAGAAGAAAACGAGGGATATGAGTCTAAAATATTAAATACTACTCTTGAAACAAGAGAATCTACTTTGCCGCTAAACCAGCGAAAAAATTAA
- a CDS encoding alpha/beta hydrolase codes for MLNKIITRFRAGAVVLLLLCGFTVFAAKVDTVDTYSNSMQKHIKAVVITPQKYSRKIKYPVVYLLHGYSGNYGDWVKKVPAIKDYADRYNMIIVCADGNYNSWYIDSPLKQDSKYETYIASELVSSIDAKYSTIAKKEGRAITGLSMGGHGALYLALKHQDVYASVGSMSGGVDLKPFEKNWELKEYVGDEPSYITASSMYSVIDMVSLFNAGSPKIIFECGTDDFFYNANVQLHEKLAVSKVQHTFISSPGSHTWEFWANAIQYQLLFFNNQFQK; via the coding sequence ATGCTTAATAAAATTATAACACGTTTTAGGGCGGGGGCAGTAGTACTGCTCCTGCTTTGTGGTTTTACTGTTTTTGCTGCAAAAGTAGACACAGTAGATACCTACAGTAACAGTATGCAAAAGCATATAAAGGCAGTAGTAATTACGCCGCAAAAGTATTCGCGAAAAATCAAATACCCCGTAGTATATCTACTGCACGGCTACAGTGGAAACTACGGTGACTGGGTTAAAAAAGTGCCTGCCATTAAAGACTATGCAGACCGTTATAACATGATTATTGTATGTGCAGATGGTAATTATAACAGCTGGTACATAGACAGCCCATTAAAGCAGGACTCAAAGTATGAAACCTACATAGCATCAGAACTGGTTAGTAGTATTGATGCCAAATATAGCACCATTGCTAAAAAAGAAGGCCGTGCCATTACAGGCCTTAGCATGGGTGGGCATGGCGCGCTGTATCTTGCGCTAAAGCACCAGGATGTATACGCATCTGTCGGCAGTATGAGTGGTGGGGTAGACCTTAAACCTTTTGAAAAGAACTGGGAGCTTAAGGAGTATGTAGGCGATGAACCTTCTTATATCACAGCCAGTTCAATGTATAGTGTTATAGATATGGTATCGCTATTTAATGCAGGCTCTCCAAAAATTATTTTTGAGTGTGGTACAGACGATTTTTTTTATAATGCCAATGTGCAGTTGCATGAAAAGCTTGCTGTCAGTAAGGTTCAGCATACTTTTATATCAAGCCCCGGGAGCCACACCTGGGAGTTTTGGGCGAATGCCATACAGTATCAGTTGCTTTTTTTTAACAATCAATTTCAGAAATAG
- a CDS encoding GH92 family glycosyl hydrolase: MKKLPILFIGALLAGCAGKTTVAERPSVYVNPFIGASTSVGDAGIYHGLGKTFPGADTPYGMVQVSPNTITGGDNGSGYSSEHTTIEGFAFTQMSGVGWGGDLGNFLVMPTIGPLKTSAGTAENPEAGYRSGYDKSSEKASAGYYKVKLTKSNIIAEATATPHSGMLRFTFPKSEASRVQIDLARRVGGTSTLQYVKVVDDHTIEGWMKCTPDGGGWGNGEGKGDYTVHFYAQFSKPFKSHGLWSAGIPDGPRKLENVTSKEYQERIANAKILPGENEKEGKHLGFYAEFATKEAEQVVVKSGISFISIENAKENLDAEIKGFDFDATHNKAAALWDASLNKIKVTGGTEEEKKIFYTALYHTQLDPRVFEDVNGSYIGGDFKTHTSKDFTKRTIFSGWDVFRSQMPLQTIINRELVNDLVNSLVTLADEKDKDYLERWEFLNSYSGCMLGNPAVSVIADAYNKNIRGYDVEKAYQLAKNSVNKFGNQEKGYTPGNLGISYTLEYAYFDWCVSQMATALNKKADAAEYLKRSKYYKNIFDAEKQWFRPKDENGNWFPWPAKGRLEQWYGSMESNAYQQGWFVPQDIEGMVQHMGGTDKVIDDLTSFFENAPDNMMWNDYYNHANEPVHHVPFLFNRLGKPWLTQKYTRFICRQAYKNTVEGLVGNEDVGQMSAWYILAASGIHPIAPGDTRYEITSPVFEEVTLNADADNAFTIRAVNNNDKNVYIQSARLNGKVYDRCYIDYSEIIKGGELILEMGPQPNKSWGISK, from the coding sequence ATGAAAAAACTCCCGATACTTTTTATAGGCGCGTTACTTGCAGGTTGTGCCGGTAAAACAACAGTTGCAGAGCGTCCTTCGGTTTATGTAAACCCATTTATTGGTGCGAGTACCAGTGTGGGCGATGCCGGTATTTACCACGGCCTGGGTAAAACCTTTCCCGGGGCAGATACCCCTTATGGTATGGTGCAGGTTAGCCCTAACACCATAACAGGTGGAGACAATGGCTCAGGCTACAGCTCAGAGCATACCACCATAGAGGGGTTTGCCTTTACACAAATGAGCGGTGTGGGCTGGGGCGGCGACCTGGGCAACTTTTTAGTAATGCCCACAATTGGCCCTTTAAAAACCAGTGCCGGTACAGCTGAAAATCCGGAGGCGGGTTACAGGTCAGGTTACGATAAGAGTTCAGAAAAAGCTTCTGCAGGATATTATAAAGTAAAGCTTACCAAAAGTAACATTATAGCCGAAGCTACGGCAACACCGCACAGTGGAATGCTACGTTTTACCTTTCCTAAAAGCGAAGCATCGAGAGTGCAGATAGACCTTGCCCGCAGGGTAGGGGGTACATCAACATTACAATATGTAAAAGTTGTTGACGACCATACTATTGAAGGATGGATGAAATGCACGCCCGATGGCGGTGGCTGGGGCAATGGCGAAGGCAAAGGAGACTATACCGTGCATTTTTATGCGCAGTTTAGCAAGCCGTTTAAAAGCCACGGTCTTTGGTCTGCCGGGATACCGGATGGGCCAAGGAAACTTGAAAATGTTACGTCTAAAGAATACCAGGAGCGTATAGCCAATGCTAAGATCCTGCCGGGAGAAAATGAAAAAGAAGGTAAACACCTTGGGTTTTATGCCGAGTTTGCAACTAAGGAAGCAGAGCAGGTAGTAGTTAAATCGGGTATATCATTCATCAGTATTGAGAATGCGAAAGAAAACCTTGATGCCGAAATTAAAGGCTTTGATTTTGATGCCACCCACAATAAGGCAGCAGCTTTATGGGATGCATCATTAAATAAAATAAAAGTTACGGGTGGTACTGAGGAAGAAAAGAAGATATTCTATACAGCCCTATACCATACACAATTAGATCCGCGTGTGTTTGAAGACGTAAACGGCAGCTACATAGGCGGAGATTTTAAAACACATACATCTAAAGATTTCACCAAGCGTACCATTTTTAGCGGGTGGGATGTTTTCAGGAGCCAGATGCCGCTGCAAACCATTATAAACCGCGAACTGGTTAATGACCTTGTAAACTCGCTGGTAACACTGGCTGATGAAAAAGATAAAGATTACTTGGAGCGCTGGGAGTTTTTAAATTCCTATAGTGGCTGTATGCTGGGTAACCCTGCGGTATCGGTAATTGCAGATGCTTATAATAAAAACATCAGAGGATATGATGTAGAAAAAGCATACCAGCTGGCTAAAAACAGTGTCAATAAATTTGGCAACCAGGAAAAAGGTTATACTCCGGGCAACCTTGGTATTTCATATACATTAGAGTATGCTTATTTTGACTGGTGCGTATCGCAAATGGCTACTGCTTTAAATAAAAAAGCAGATGCAGCCGAGTACCTGAAACGCTCAAAATATTACAAAAATATTTTTGATGCTGAAAAGCAATGGTTCCGCCCGAAGGATGAAAACGGTAACTGGTTTCCGTGGCCTGCAAAAGGCAGGCTGGAGCAGTGGTACGGCAGTATGGAGAGTAATGCCTACCAGCAGGGATGGTTTGTTCCGCAGGATATAGAGGGCATGGTACAGCATATGGGCGGTACAGATAAGGTAATAGATGACCTTACAAGTTTTTTTGAAAACGCCCCCGATAATATGATGTGGAATGATTATTACAATCATGCCAACGAACCGGTACACCATGTGCCATTTTTGTTTAACCGTTTAGGCAAACCATGGCTTACCCAAAAATATACCCGTTTTATTTGCAGGCAGGCTTATAAAAACACAGTAGAAGGCCTTGTGGGCAATGAAGACGTAGGACAGATGTCGGCGTGGTATATACTTGCAGCATCGGGCATTCATCCTATAGCGCCGGGCGATACCCGATATGAAATTACAAGCCCTGTTTTTGAGGAGGTAACTTTAAATGCCGATGCAGATAATGCTTTTACCATAAGGGCAGTAAATAATAACGACAAAAATGTTTACATACAATCTGCTAGATTAAACGGCAAAGTATATGATCGTTGTTATATAGATTACAGCGAAATAATAAAGGGTGGCGAACTCATTTTAGAGATGGGGCCGCAGCCTAATAAAAGCTGGGGAATTTCAAAATAA
- a CDS encoding SGNH/GDSL hydrolase family protein has translation MKRIFLSVAMLCALCGSAQTAEPFKAGDKVAFLGDSITEAGFYEYYIWLYYMTHFPDMRVELMNVGIGGDTAEKMNARFEGDVLRLNPNKVVLTFGMNDSGYFEFYKDDAKETAKQRIANSLKNFKEMQQKFKANPQITPIIMTGSPFDHSAKLESNNFDGKKEAMEEIVAFQLATAKENKWQSVDLYHPMLELTEREQKKDPSYTITGSDRIHPGKPGHLVMAATFLKDQGLAGQPVADVAIDAAKKKVTKSVNATTNIVSTSKTGIKLEYEAKSLPFPIDSISTMWGNDHKQSEALAVYPFLKEFDSETLKVQNLKKGKYELKIDGGKIATFTAEQLATGINMAVLPTPQYKKARDIMYLNDLRAETENKLRNYYWMQFNYFKEKGLLFADSQEASDLAAKEKEGWIPSKSQTYHAMRFKEVRKMYEDDMKRITDMIYTMNKPVKHTIELVLAGE, from the coding sequence ATGAAAAGAATATTTTTAAGCGTTGCCATGCTTTGTGCATTGTGCGGCAGCGCACAAACAGCAGAGCCGTTTAAAGCGGGAGATAAAGTTGCATTTTTAGGAGACAGTATAACCGAAGCCGGTTTTTATGAATATTACATCTGGCTGTATTATATGACACACTTCCCGGATATGCGTGTGGAGCTGATGAATGTAGGTATTGGTGGTGATACTGCCGAAAAAATGAATGCCCGTTTTGAAGGAGACGTGCTGCGCCTTAACCCGAATAAGGTAGTACTTACCTTTGGCATGAACGATAGTGGCTATTTTGAATTTTATAAGGACGATGCTAAAGAAACTGCCAAGCAAAGGATAGCCAATTCTCTGAAAAACTTTAAGGAGATGCAGCAAAAGTTTAAGGCTAATCCGCAGATAACGCCTATTATTATGACGGGTTCTCCGTTTGACCATTCGGCTAAGCTGGAGTCAAATAATTTTGACGGTAAAAAAGAGGCGATGGAAGAGATCGTAGCTTTTCAGTTGGCAACAGCTAAAGAAAATAAATGGCAGTCTGTAGACCTCTATCACCCTATGCTGGAGCTTACTGAGCGTGAGCAGAAGAAAGACCCAAGCTATACCATTACAGGGTCTGACCGTATACACCCGGGTAAGCCCGGACACCTTGTTATGGCGGCTACGTTTCTTAAAGACCAGGGGCTTGCAGGCCAGCCGGTTGCTGATGTAGCCATAGATGCTGCCAAGAAAAAAGTAACCAAATCTGTCAATGCCACAACAAATATTGTCAGCACTTCAAAAACAGGTATTAAGCTGGAGTATGAGGCAAAGTCACTGCCGTTTCCTATAGATTCAATCTCTACTATGTGGGGTAACGACCATAAGCAGAGCGAAGCATTGGCGGTATATCCTTTCCTGAAAGAGTTTGACAGCGAGACGCTAAAAGTGCAAAACCTTAAAAAAGGAAAATACGAACTAAAAATAGATGGCGGAAAAATAGCAACCTTTACGGCAGAACAGCTTGCAACGGGTATTAATATGGCAGTACTGCCTACACCACAGTATAAAAAAGCCCGAGATATTATGTATCTTAACGACCTGCGTGCTGAAACTGAAAATAAGCTGAGGAATTATTACTGGATGCAGTTTAATTATTTCAAAGAAAAAGGCCTGCTGTTTGCCGATAGCCAGGAAGCATCAGACTTGGCGGCAAAAGAAAAAGAGGGCTGGATACCAAGTAAATCGCAGACTTATCATGCAATGAGGTTTAAGGAAGTAAGAAAAATGTATGAAGACGACATGAAGCGTATTACCGATATGATCTACACAATGAACAAACCTGTAAAACATACTATAGAACTGGTTTTAGCTGGCGAATAA